The following proteins are co-located in the Clostridiales bacterium genome:
- a CDS encoding peptidoglycan DD-metalloendopeptidase family protein produces MTGRKHMKNSKNKSDEKNSRFWSNITSGLKEKLNIKEKSISENENSIRDMGDTRTPFSRLDLTGLNRQQAKELIEKVIDERLEQISQIELTELKVDYKEKERQKAKAAERVSERRNRRKQKASASDETMLTEDGVFSNCKQISVFDIIQPESFPIEEESHPLEEESLPLEGQLSISEVLAEPEVGLPEALSCKSETELTEGFTFEAEAELAEALSLETEVELAETAGLETGGKTTEALGLEAELAPAASSQTEFGEIMSAQTEAITNPDQATGKKSKKKSKKRKENQQSFNTLPVEKGDEETSSLAVAAITMAASEVLADASDEETMVPAEITPAAADDETMTTVSDEVILTAEVVSATPNVNTSFDEAIDMIFGFYEKSKVQILRAGSIGCRVTNDVIHNKVIPPVLRFLSFIRIKTTPIMIGIDKKLGLTVTGQKAHRFLSKKEAVLSDKMAQFIELTDKGCDKIALLLYQIGSGTSRIYNQSKDFVETHKKKFLIGFGCTAAAAAAITITIGSMTAYEYVYNGKVLGVVKNQEDVYKTIDIIGDKLCYQYDAEITINKDEDIQFNKIVAFGQELDDKEDILNRLTYMRDMKANGHGIFVDGKVVAVLDSEETAKEILSAIQDTYLKQADNIQYKEVGFAENVTIDDVETKLGNIDARDKVLEYMMTGAVEKKIHQVQQGETFSGIAKTYGIKQSDLQVSNPNITPDKLQIGQEISLNQIVPLVTVQTVEVAEYIETIPFEITYENTASLFKKEQTVKSKGVNGEKDVVAEIVRNNGLEVSRKEISATILSEPVSQVVLVGTKDPPPLIGTGNLIYPIRGTLTSRYGTRWGRLHSGIDLAAPIGTKIKASDGGKVIFAGYNGSLGYMVKIDHGGGKVTLYGHCSKLFVKVGDRVYQGQHIANVGNTGRSTGPHVHFEVHINGNTKNPLNYL; encoded by the coding sequence ATGACCGGGAGGAAACATATGAAGAATAGCAAGAACAAGAGCGATGAAAAGAACAGTCGCTTTTGGAGCAATATCACTTCAGGACTAAAAGAGAAACTTAATATAAAAGAGAAAAGCATATCAGAAAATGAAAACAGCATTAGGGATATGGGGGATACCCGTACCCCTTTTTCGCGTCTTGATTTAACAGGACTTAACAGACAGCAGGCAAAGGAGTTGATTGAAAAGGTCATCGACGAGCGGCTGGAACAGATTTCTCAGATTGAGCTTACAGAGTTGAAAGTAGATTACAAGGAAAAAGAGCGGCAGAAAGCGAAAGCTGCTGAGCGGGTTTCGGAAAGAAGAAATCGAAGGAAGCAGAAAGCTTCTGCGTCAGACGAGACAATGCTAACAGAAGATGGAGTCTTTTCGAATTGCAAACAAATATCCGTCTTTGATATCATACAGCCGGAGTCTTTCCCAATTGAGGAAGAGAGTCATCCTCTAGAGGAGGAGAGTCTTCCCTTGGAAGGGCAGCTGTCAATTTCAGAGGTTCTTGCTGAACCCGAAGTCGGATTGCCAGAAGCGCTTTCCTGTAAATCCGAAACCGAATTGACAGAAGGATTCACCTTTGAGGCGGAAGCCGAATTGGCAGAGGCGCTTTCCCTTGAGACGGAAGTCGAATTGGCAGAAACAGCAGGTCTTGAAACAGGGGGCAAAACAACAGAAGCCCTTGGCCTTGAGGCGGAGTTGGCACCCGCTGCTTCGAGCCAAACAGAATTTGGAGAAATTATGAGTGCCCAGACAGAGGCGATTACAAACCCAGATCAAGCAACCGGAAAAAAATCAAAGAAAAAATCAAAAAAACGTAAAGAAAATCAACAAAGTTTCAATACATTACCAGTGGAAAAGGGAGACGAAGAGACCTCAAGTCTGGCCGTGGCAGCGATTACTATGGCCGCTTCTGAAGTCCTGGCGGATGCCTCTGATGAAGAAACAATGGTACCAGCTGAAATCACACCCGCAGCAGCTGATGATGAAACCATGACAACAGTCTCTGACGAAGTCATTTTGACAGCCGAAGTTGTTTCAGCTACTCCTAACGTCAATACCTCTTTCGATGAAGCCATTGACATGATCTTCGGATTTTATGAGAAAAGTAAGGTTCAGATTCTGCGGGCCGGTAGTATTGGATGCAGAGTAACAAACGATGTTATTCATAATAAAGTGATTCCCCCTGTTTTAAGGTTTTTGAGCTTCATACGGATTAAAACCACGCCGATCATGATTGGCATTGATAAAAAGCTGGGACTCACTGTAACAGGACAAAAAGCACATCGCTTCCTTTCGAAAAAGGAAGCCGTTCTATCCGATAAAATGGCGCAATTTATAGAACTGACCGATAAGGGATGCGATAAAATTGCACTGCTTCTGTATCAGATCGGTAGCGGTACGAGCAGAATCTACAATCAATCGAAGGATTTCGTAGAGACACACAAAAAGAAGTTCCTCATCGGCTTTGGATGCACGGCAGCAGCAGCAGCAGCAATTACCATCACCATTGGCAGCATGACGGCTTACGAATACGTTTATAACGGAAAGGTTCTCGGTGTTGTTAAAAATCAGGAAGATGTATATAAAACCATTGATATCATTGGGGACAAGCTGTGCTACCAATATGATGCTGAAATAACCATTAATAAAGATGAGGATATCCAATTCAACAAGATTGTGGCGTTCGGTCAGGAACTGGATGATAAAGAGGATATCTTGAACAGGCTTACCTATATGCGGGATATGAAAGCTAACGGACATGGCATTTTCGTGGACGGAAAGGTAGTTGCTGTTTTGGACAGCGAGGAAACTGCAAAAGAAATCTTGAGTGCAATTCAAGATACGTATCTGAAACAGGCGGATAATATCCAGTACAAGGAAGTGGGCTTTGCAGAGAATGTTACCATAGATGATGTAGAGACAAAGCTTGGGAACATCGATGCGAGGGATAAAGTGCTGGAGTACATGATGACCGGTGCTGTGGAAAAGAAGATCCATCAAGTGCAGCAAGGAGAGACCTTCTCGGGAATTGCAAAGACTTATGGGATTAAGCAGAGTGATCTGCAGGTGTCCAACCCGAACATCACGCCCGACAAGCTTCAAATTGGACAGGAGATCAGCCTGAACCAAATAGTACCCCTTGTGACGGTGCAGACGGTAGAAGTTGCCGAATATATTGAAACGATTCCATTTGAAATAACGTATGAGAACACGGCCAGTCTCTTCAAAAAAGAGCAGACAGTAAAGTCTAAGGGTGTGAATGGGGAAAAAGATGTTGTCGCTGAGATTGTAAGAAACAACGGCTTAGAAGTAAGCAGGAAAGAAATCAGTGCAACGATTCTCTCCGAACCGGTCTCTCAGGTGGTGCTTGTGGGTACTAAGGATCCGCCGCCGCTCATCGGAACGGGGAATCTGATCTATCCCATCCGAGGAACCCTTACTTCTAGATATGGTACAAGATGGGGAAGGCTTCATTCCGGTATTGACCTGGCAGCACCCATTGGAACAAAGATAAAAGCTTCCGATGGAGGAAAAGTAATATTTGCAGGATACAATGGTTCCTTGGGATATATGGTCAAGATCGACCACGGCGGAGGAAAAGTTACCCTGTATGGACATTGCAGCAAGCTGTTTGTGAAAGTTGGAGACAGGGTATATCAGGGCCAGCATATTGCCAATGTTGGGAATACTGGCAGAAGTACCGGCCCTCACGTACACTTTGAAGTTCATATCAACGGCAATACAAAAAATCCGTTGAATTATTTATAA
- a CDS encoding S8 family peptidase gives MYLSKGDRTPVIIYSKSTINEIRDCIIENYGQIKYELPFINAVSVEIPKEKITKLAAHNMVGSISEDAIVSKTPINPSAKSVKATCGNFEEDIERIYGSTERGKGVGVAIIDTGVSPHYDLIKPRNRIIAFKDLLSNRDRPYDDDGHGTHVAGIIAGNGYTSGKFTGTAPCANIIAIKALDESGNGTESDILAALQWIVNNGHYYNIRVINLSLGIKVESPYDDDPLIKGANAAVRYGYTVVTAAGNNGPGKCTVNSPGTSPLVITVGAVDLTHSDDGYIKVANFSSRGPTLAGDTKPDIVAPGVEICSLDGKNLKGYAIQSGTSMAAPVVSGVAACLYAMRPDLTPAQVKQIIVQDAMPLKREDRFAQGRGLLNYRMFLNL, from the coding sequence ATGTATTTGAGCAAAGGGGATCGAACCCCGGTGATTATATATTCAAAATCAACAATCAATGAGATAAGGGACTGTATTATTGAAAATTACGGGCAAATAAAATATGAGCTCCCCTTCATCAATGCAGTTTCCGTAGAAATTCCGAAAGAAAAGATTACAAAACTGGCAGCACATAACATGGTCGGCTCCATCAGCGAAGACGCCATCGTATCCAAAACGCCTATCAACCCCAGCGCGAAATCCGTTAAAGCAACCTGTGGTAATTTTGAGGAGGATATTGAGCGAATTTACGGGAGCACGGAAAGAGGAAAAGGAGTGGGTGTTGCGATTATCGACACAGGTGTCTCTCCCCACTATGATCTGATCAAGCCTCGCAACAGAATCATTGCTTTTAAGGATCTTCTTTCTAATCGGGATCGTCCTTACGATGACGATGGCCATGGAACACATGTCGCTGGTATCATTGCAGGAAATGGCTATACTTCCGGCAAATTTACCGGAACAGCCCCCTGTGCCAATATTATAGCAATCAAAGCGCTGGATGAATCCGGCAACGGAACGGAATCAGACATTTTAGCCGCGCTGCAATGGATCGTGAACAATGGACATTACTATAACATTCGGGTGATCAATCTATCCCTGGGAATCAAGGTTGAGTCTCCCTACGACGACGATCCGCTGATCAAAGGCGCGAATGCCGCAGTCAGATACGGATATACTGTCGTCACAGCCGCAGGAAATAACGGGCCCGGGAAATGCACCGTCAATTCTCCCGGAACCAGCCCTCTTGTAATTACTGTGGGAGCAGTCGACCTGACACACAGCGATGATGGCTACATTAAAGTGGCTAATTTTTCAAGCCGCGGGCCTACGCTGGCAGGGGACACGAAACCCGACATTGTCGCTCCGGGGGTGGAGATCTGCTCTCTTGACGGGAAAAATCTAAAAGGATATGCCATTCAATCCGGCACATCCATGGCAGCACCGGTGGTTAGCGGGGTTGCCGCATGCCTCTACGCCATGCGACCGGATTTGACCCCGGCGCAGGTCAAACAAATTATCGTTCAGGATGCCATGCCCTTAAAAAGAGAAGACCGCTTTGCACAAGGCCGCGGTCTCCTGAATTATAGGATGTTCTTAAATCTTTAA
- a CDS encoding LysR family transcriptional regulator: MTLQQLKYVIEIVNSGSINEAAKRLFITQPSLSSAVKELEAELGVELFLRSARGISLTAEGVEFLGYARQVVEQTSLLEQRYLNRKPSRQLCSISTQHYAFAVNAFVNMIKKSGADEYEFTLRETRTYEIIEDVRTMRSELGILYKNPFNAKVIDKLLRENHLDFHPLFTANPHIFISAQNPLAAREYVTLEDLEEFPYLSFEQGEYNSFYFSEEILSTVFHKKSIHVSDRATLFNLLIGLNGYTISTGVVSADLNGENIIPVRLLADDQIQVGWIANHQLQLSKQASAYLAELRFVITEYGQELQE, from the coding sequence ATTACATTACAGCAGTTAAAATACGTGATTGAGATCGTTAACAGCGGCTCTATCAATGAAGCCGCAAAACGCTTATTCATAACCCAGCCCAGTCTTTCCAGTGCAGTAAAAGAACTGGAAGCGGAGCTTGGTGTTGAGTTGTTTCTGCGATCAGCAAGAGGCATTTCTCTCACGGCAGAGGGTGTAGAATTTCTTGGTTATGCCAGACAGGTAGTGGAGCAAACATCACTGCTGGAGCAGCGGTATTTGAATCGGAAACCCTCCAGGCAGCTTTGCAGCATCTCGACCCAGCACTATGCATTTGCAGTCAATGCTTTTGTGAACATGATTAAAAAGAGTGGTGCGGATGAGTATGAGTTTACGCTGCGGGAGACGAGAACCTATGAAATCATTGAGGATGTTCGTACCATGCGAAGTGAACTGGGAATTTTGTATAAAAACCCCTTCAATGCAAAAGTAATCGATAAGCTGCTGCGGGAAAACCATCTGGATTTTCATCCGCTGTTCACGGCCAATCCTCATATTTTTATCAGCGCACAGAACCCGCTGGCGGCTAGAGAATACGTTACTTTGGAGGACCTGGAGGAGTTTCCTTATTTATCCTTTGAGCAGGGAGAATATAATTCCTTCTACTTTTCCGAGGAAATATTGAGCACCGTATTTCACAAAAAAAGTATCCATGTCAGCGACAGAGCAACGCTGTTCAATCTCCTGATTGGGCTTAACGGGTATACCATTTCCACCGGCGTGGTCAGCGCCGATCTGAACGGAGAGAATATCATCCCCGTGCGTCTTCTTGCAGACGACCAGATTCAGGTAGGTTGGATTGCCAATCATCAGCTTCAGCTTAGCAAGCAGGCCTCTGCCTATCTGGCTGAATTAAGATTCGTAATTACCGAGTATGGCCAGGAGCTGCAGGAGTAG